DNA sequence from the Chlorocebus sabaeus isolate Y175 chromosome 25, mChlSab1.0.hap1, whole genome shotgun sequence genome:
CTGCTACAACAACGCCCGCCACTCCTCTACACTGAGCTCCACAAAAGCTAGACCCACTTCTGGAGTCATCTGTGTGTCTGCAAAGTCCCGAGCACTGGGTGTGACACAGAGGAGGTGCTCAACATGAGGTGAATGTTGAAAATGGCATTTTTACTCTTGGATAGTGGCTGAAGGTCTTCTTTTTAAAGAGCAGCCTAGGCTGAAAAGGCCAAGGCACTGACCTGTCTGAATGGTGGCCCAGAGCCCGGGGGCAGTCCTATCTTTCCACATATGAGTTGCGCTTCCCCCACCTTTCAAAGTCTTGGCAcagcctcatttaatcctcacatgcCTGGGTGGGGGAGGACTGAAATCCTCCCCAACAAGGCATGGATGTGAGGTCTTCGTCCAGAGGATGAGGATCCAGGGTGTggtatgcttttttgttttggttttttcacCTCACTCACGGTCATCTCAAAACCTCTGGGCAGCTGCCCTATGCCACCGGGGCTTGGATGACACATTGTTCACAGTCTGGAACAGCCCCTAATGTGTCCAGGCCTGTGGGTACAGggaaaggaaagataaagtcACTTGCTTCTGCACACAGGCATTTTGTATCTCCCCAACTAGGTTCTCAAGGGCAGGAACTGGGCCCTACACTTCATTTGTTTCTCCCAAAGCACAGGGCATACGCCAAGTGCCTGGATTATCTAGCGGTCGAGTATGCTGGGGAGCCACACTGTTCCGACTGCGTGCAGGGAGGCGACAGGGAGATGAAGTCAGCAAAAGGACCCAGGGTGGCTGGAGCCCCTAAATGTAGGTGTCCGGAGACAGAGGCCGAAAGGAGCTGCATTCTCAGGGCTGAGGATGCAGTGGCTGCCCCTCAAAGCCTCCCCTGTCCCCACTCTGCCCCACCTAGGCAGTGCCCAGAGGGTTTGTTTATATTCACCAGTAAGTGGGCCAGCCACTTTCCCCAGCCTCAccaccctcaccctcctcccttgAATAACTGAATTTCCTTCACACCCTGAGCAGGCCCGACCTACCCGACCTACCTGCTACCCACTGTACCCACTCGTCACTCACAGCCTCCTGCATTTCCTGTCTCCAACCCAGTCAAAGGAAACCCCCAAATTTACTGTTATTGTTTACCAACCCAACCACCTGCTCACCCCAAGGCACAGAGATCCTCCCTGAAGCTCAGGGCAGGAACATGGACCAGGCCTAGGCCACTGACTCGACTCCAAGCCTGGGGCTCCCTCTGCCCCTACTGCTGAGCAGCTCACTGAGGGGTGGGACCCTCCTGGTGATAAAGGCCACCTGGCAGCTGGCATTTTAGGAGGCATTTAAATCCAccatctaggctgggcacagtggttcatgccggtaagcccagcactttgggaggccgaggcaggtagatcacctgaggtcaggagttcgagaccagcctggccaacatggtgaaaccccatctttactaaaaatacaaaaattagctgggcatggtgacacacacctgtaatcccagctactcaggaggctgaggcaggggaattgcttgaacctgggaggcggaggttgcagtgagccaagatcacacaactgcactccagcatgggtgatagagtaagactctatctcaaatcaATCAGTCCACCATCTCACTGAATTCCTTAAAACAGCCATGGGCCTAGGACTATCACCCTCCTTCCATAGCAAAGAAAACTAGACCTTCCTCAGTGGAGCAGAATCCAGCCTCATatctcctctcctccctgccccctccgCACTTGCTTACCAAGACGACGTCCACGTGCTTTGTTAAAAAAGCTCTCAGCTTGGAAACAGGAGATCCAGGTCAGAATCCCTGACTAGCTGTGTGATGCTGAGCAAGTCCCTTTACTCCTCTGAGCTAGAGTTTCTTATAGGTAAGCTGGAGACAAGACTGACTACCTCAGAGGGTTCTGATGATGAAGAGATGGAGGGGAAGAGCCCAGCATAGGTGCTTGGCAGGGGCCCAGGAGTGTCTGTAGGCTCCTCTTTACATCTCACACCACTTAAGGGTGTTCAAGAAGCACACCTGCTCCTGAACTCATGCAAGTCAGCGTCTGCCCTTAGGGACAGAAGTTTCCATTGCCATCCTACCCAGGCATTTAGCAGAGGTGTTAAGTTCTCCCTAGAAACAGGGACTCGCAGGGCCACGCCAGCATGGAAGGTCAAGGGCATGGGCATGGGGGGTGGAAAGGTGTGGCAAGACCCCACTAACCACACCAGACCACTCCTGGCCCTTCGCCCCAGCCATTTTCCCTGAAAGCCAACCCCAGGCTGAATCCTTGCTGACCACAGAAGCATCCTCCTGAACTGGGCTGAGTCAGGGAAAGAAGCAAAACACAAGGACCAACACTGGGCACAAGCACAAGAAGGCTGTGAGATGGGCCTCTGTGGCAGAATCCTGGCCCCCAGTGATGCCCACGTCTTGGTCCCAGACTGTGGCTATGTTcccttacatggcaaaggggactCTGCAGATGGGATTACAGTTAAGAGCCCTGCAATGggaagatcatcctggattatctgggtgggctcaATCTTATCACACCAGCTGGGTCAGAGATGTGACCAGAGAAGGATCAGAAAAATGCAAGGTTATAGTTGAAGATTGAGAAAGGGGTCCATGACCCAAGGAATGCAGGAAGCCTCCAGAattggaaaaagcaaggaaacagcCTCCAAagaggaatgcagccctgctgagACCTGGACTCCAGCCAGCCTAGTAAGACCCTATCACGCTCCTGACCTACAGAACAGGAACatcataaatttgtgttgttttaagccataaaATTAATATGGCAGAAGTTTTgttaacagaaaactaatacagcttCTAAAGATAGCAGAACTCTGACAACTtactctccttctctccctcactccctcctacCACCCCTCATTCCTCCTTCTCGGGTTATTGCTTCTAACACCTTCATAAGTACAGACAAAATAAATGGATTTCTCTGAAAGCAAACCCCCATGCTGCTTTGTTTTGAGCTGTGATTTTAGAGTGATGAGTAGTGTCTCAAGGCAAGAACCAACTTCAGCAACCATTGTCATGAAGGGAGGTCCAGGGCCTGATGTTCCCGTGAGCTGACGGTGGAGACATGGTCCCTCTGGCAGCAGAGGGGACAAGCAGGTCTCTCCTCCAGCAGGAAGGGGGATCTGATTTCCAATCCCACCATGCAGCTGCAGCACATTATCCCGCCTTCTCAGTCACTTTCCTCACATAGAAAACAGCAATCAGCAGCCACCCTATACTGTCTCTCGCTGGCAGCTCTGAGGGCCACATAAGAAAATGCGGGTGACACAGTGAAGGATATGCCGTTTTCCCGTCTGACCCGGAGGGACTGCAATGGGGCAGGTAGCCCAGTTTCCACTTTAGGCTCTGCTGCAGGTCAAGTCATCACGTGGCCCCAGCTCTGGgcttcagtcttctcatctgtgcaCTGAGAATGGGCCACAGGAATCCTGAGCTCTCTTCTAGCGCGGAGGTAGAGCATTTGGTTTCTGCCTGACCCCTATCACCGCCTCCTGGAGAGTGCTGGTACTACGCTAACTAACCTGCTCCCCTGGTATCTTTTCCAGGATTTCAACAAAATTCACCAACACCCCGTCTTCCCTGGACCCTATACCAGTCGGCTTTCACAGGCTAAAGGTGCCAGCACCTGGTGGTGGTTATGTAGGTCAAAGAATCATATGCCAAAAAGAGTTTGGCTCCTGATTCTGCATTTGGCAAAAGATGGGCTTGAGCCCTTGCAGCTTCCCTGCCTTGCTTTGAGGACGCCCTACACACATCCTGCCCAGGTCCTCACCAATGAGGTGTTGGCTCCTGCTCGCCCAGGAGGCCCTCTGCTCCTCTCCCCCCGCAACCCACACCCCCACTACCCAACAAAACCCCTCTGCACACAGAGGCATTGGGGGCTAGCGCCTGAGccccaggaagaaagagaaagaaaaactctcaACTATTAAATCTGTTTAGTAAAGACAATTTCGCTCATACAAAACAACGGTTTACAACAATCGAGTGCTGGACACACCATCTGAGACAAGGGAGGTGCTGCAGGCACCAGCACCTTCCCCGGTGCACAAAGACGACCCTGGGTGCCCCTCCACCACCTGCCCCTGAGGGAGAGGAAAGGTGAAGTATTCCTGCCACCTCTCCCTCCAAGGGAAGGGGGAGTGGGGGGCCATGGCACAAAGAGCCTACCCCAGCTGCTCCTCAACTGTGCTGGGGGAGGCCCCTCCCTTCACCGGCCCCGAAGCTGAGTTGTTTGGGGTGATGGCAAATGGCTGATGGGCAAGGGGGCAAAGTCGGGACATCTTTGGTGCAAAGACTCCCCCTGACCCACCAGGCCACACAATGGAAATCTGAGGGAAGACCTCAAAAATGGCCTTGCCTTTGCCCACAAGGGGTAGCTGGCTGATGCCCCAGAACCCAGGAGAAACACAGGAAATGCAAAAGCTTTGTCAACAGAAGCTGCCCAGGCTCACCCACATGAGCTGGGCGGCGGCCCATGGAGAAATGGctaaaaatgtaaggaaaataaacaaaaatgggtTAATAAATGGCAAGAAGGGGAAGTAGAGAGGTCATTCAGTAGATGAGTGCCTCAGAGGACCTAGGACCAGCACTAAGTGGGGGGAAGGgggccctggggctgggggtcCAGTCTTCCTGATCGCTGTACCAGTGCCCGGTCACTCCTCTCTGCCTCCCGGAACCCAGCGAACAGAGACAGGCCACAGAGGGCCTGGTTCAGAATTTGGATGGGCTTCCCAGGCACTTTGGCAGGCTCAGTATGGGCAGGGCAGACCCAAGAAGGGAGAAGGTTCCTAAGCCCCAGCAGGGCCGTCTCCCTCTGcagccctgcctgcccctggcccctcaaaTGCACGATCCCAGGCACATATCTGCGCACTCgtacacacgtgtgcacacacacacacacacactcactccttTTTGTCTGGCACACTGGAGATGTCTGAGGGCTCCGAGAGAGGAGGTGCATGGCATCCTCCTCCAAGGTGGCCTTGAGCTCCCAGAACGCCTGAGCCAGCGGGGATGACCCCAGGCTGTTGTGGAGAAAACAGGGAGGGCAGATGGGACAACACAGGGACAATCCCTATGACAGTTTCCACAAATACCCTCTAACAAACCACAAGCCTTTGCAGTATCCAGAGAGGAAGGCGTCTGGTGGAGAGGAGGAGTGGGGCAAGGACAACAAAAGAGGTTTCATAAAAACTCTAAGtcaaattactgataaaattGCAAAATGAGCATAGGTTCAAGAGCACCTTGCTCACTTCTCTCCATAGCCTCCCAACCTCCCAACCTCTCCCACTCTGGGGTGGCCAGAACCAAGGCAGAATTCAGCCACTGACGCAGTTCCAGGCTCCATGCAGCTGAGAAGGAGAGGAGGCGGATGTGGACAGTTCTGTGTCTCTtcgtttaaaaaatatattcctgtAGAGAGTTATTGCTTGTCCTCCCGCGGGCAggagggcgcggtggctcagtgGGCCAGGGCCGCAGCCTCCAGGGCCCGAGCTTTCTTCCGCCTCTTCAGCAGCAGAGGGTTGGACGCATCCTCAATCTTTTTTATCTTGATCTGCTCATAGTCGACGCGCATTGTGGCCAAGGCACTGGTCATCTCCTCCTGGGGGCACAGCAGCACCAGGAAGGGTACAGAGAGAGCCAGAAGACAGGAAGGAGAGACAGCAGAAGAGAGATGTAAGAGCAGAAGAGAGACGTGAGAGACAGAGACAACAAGAGCAGGGTGAGGGTGGCGGGGGTGGGAGCAGAGAGAGAAGACGGGCTGCTCAGTGGTCCACGCTGACAACGGCAGCCTCACCCCAGCACTGAGCAGCAGAGAGCTTGGCTACAGCACTGCTGCTGTTCCCTGAGAGCCCCCCAGTGACCCcgcaggaaaggaggaagagcccCGGGCCAGGAGTCAGGAAACCTGGGTCCGGTCTGCCCCAACCAGTCACCAGCTGCGTGACCTTGAGCAGACTGCCTGTCCCCCTGCCccggggcctcagtttctcttctgcaaaatgagaaCATTATACCAGATGGTCTTTAAGGTCCCGTTAGAGACCCAGGGAGTAAAGGGATTCTAAGAAACAGTCCTGAGTTTGGACAGGAACACAGAATTCTCTGCTCACAACCTAGTCAGCCAAGTGGCCTGGTTGCTGTTCTTGTAATGAAGACACCCCTGGGATGAAAGAGGCAGAATCAAGCTCTCCCCTACCAGCACCATGCCTCACATCTGGGCAATCCCCGCAAGCCGCCCACCCCACCCGGAGCCCCTCTCGTCCAGTGGTGCCCCTCACCTTGACATCCTCCCACCGCTCCTTGTCCTCCTTCAGGACCcggctggtgtgcagtggggtTTGAGGGACCTTCGTCGATTGCTGAGAAGACAGAAAAGGGGTCCGAGTGAAAGCCTGGGGTGGGCAGGGTCCTAAGACTCTGTCCTGTGGAATAGTCCCGTGGGACCCAAGGTTCCCCAGTCTGCCGAGCTTACCATGATCCAGGGGTGGTTCATAAACTCGGTGATGGTCATTCTCTGGGTGGGCTCTGTTTTCAGCAGGTTCCGAATGAGCATCTTCACTGTGGGATGGGGCAGGGGGCAGTGACAGCTCAGGGGCCACTCTCGCTGGCCTGCTCCTTTCCCCAGTTTTCATGGGGAAACCAGATTCAAAGAGGGGTTGCATGGAGGCAGTCTGCCTGAACAACTAGCCCCAAGGACCACGATGGCTCTACCACTTGATAGGCCCTGCACAGCCCCACAGCCTCGGCCCTGCCACCGGCCCTCCACACAGGCAAAATGAGGCAGGACGCACCCCGCAGGCGTGGGCACAGTTGTTAACCCACAGTTACACCAGGCACATGAGATGGAGGCCCatacgtgtgtctgtgtgtacacacacacacacacacacacacacagaggctctTCCCCTTGTCCTGAAAGCCTGGGTTCTTACCTTCCTCTGATACTTCTGACCATTCTGGGTTGGGAAATTCATACTGGCCCATTCGGATGCGAGTCTTCATGCCCGGAGAGATGGCAAGGCCGTGGTTGGAGTAGAAAGGGGGATACCCACACAGCCTGCATCAAGGAGGAAGGAAGTGGGAGACACAACAGCTGTCACTTAGGGGCCCTGCACCAGGAACAGGATGAGAAACAGGCTCTTCTCCTTGTAAAGGTCACAGAGAAATCAGGGCTCATTGACACAGGCACAACATACAAAGCCAAGGACGGGGCCCGGGAATCCAGCATAGCAAGTATCTAAGGCGCACACTTTCCAGTCCATGAGCTGGTTTACACCCACCACTTAGCTATCGGAACTAAGAGAAGGGGCACGCAGGGGACCTCCCCTGTAGAAAGAGGAATGCTAATGTCTGCCTCTTCCTCTTGTCCCGGAGAAGTACTGGCCGCTCTGACTCCCTGCCCCACCCAGCGCCCTCCCCAGCACACTCACAGGATGTACATGATGACACCCAGGGACCACATGTCACAGGACTTGTCATACTTCTCTGGACCCAGCACTTCTGGAGCTGCAAACCAAAGGTCAACATGGGTGGGCCAGCCCTCAGAATCCTGTGATGCACTCAGTTTCTCTGTGAAAGATGCTCCCCATCCCAACCTTTCAGCCTATCATGAGGTGGCGGCAGCTGGGGTGCAGAAGGAAGAGCCGAAGCCCAGCCCAGGGACTGGAACAGAACACCCTCCTCCACGAGAAACCCTGGAACTAGGATCTTAAGATTTTAAAGATCCTGAACTGCATGAGACTTTCAGACCTATGCCATCCATTTAATTTCAAAGATGCTCTGAACATGCTTTGAAAGCTTTTTCCATGCCAATCAGCTGAGGCTCCAGAACAAGACCTGGGTCCAGATTCCACTGAGAATCTGATGGAAACCATGGCTCTTCTCAGAAAGATCCCAGTAGATCCTTTCCTACAATTCCTCCACTGTAGCTTCGCTCTGACAAGCCCAGCTTCTCAGCAGGTCCCAGCAGAACCAGCACCAGAAGGGGCCATAGACACAACTCTCCGAGGATTTGCGGCGCCCCCCGACAGTCAAGAGGAGGCGCTGAGAAAAGTTCTGGGAAAAGACTAGGTCCCTGGGCCCCCTGGGGACTTACCCACATAGTATGGCGTATAACAAGGAGTGGTCAAAGAGTTGTGGCTGGTGGTTTCCTTGGCAAAGCCAAAGTCAGTGAGTTTCAGGATGGCGTTGGGCCTTTTGGAGGTGTATAAGAGATTCTCAGGCTacagaaaagagagacagaaaaatagcAACCCTGCTGGACCTGGGAGGGGCTATCAGAAACAAAAGGGTGctggttccttccttcctctgctcATCCAGCAACCATTTGCCTATCCCGGGCACTGCCCACCAAAAGAAGTGGCAGCTCTCTACGGGTGTCTGCCCAGCCCACACACTGCCCACTACAAGGAGTGGCAGCTCTCTATGGGCAAGTGCCTGCCTCTGCAGGGTTTCCAGAGTGCCTGGAGATAAGAGAGTGACACACAGAACCCACAGTAAACACCACAGGGACAGAGAAACCAACAGTGTGACTGGGGGGTTCTGCCTGAGGAGAACCACAGGGCTGAGTGGGGTCAGAGAATGCTTCACTACTGGGTTTATGAGTTTGCCCATGGGCAGAGAGGG
Encoded proteins:
- the MAPKAPK2 gene encoding MAP kinase-activated protein kinase 2 isoform X1; this encodes MLSNSQGQSPPVPFPAPAPPPQPPAPAPPHPPAQPPPPPPQQFPQFHVKSGLQIKKNAIIDDYKVTSQVLGLGINGKVLQIFNKRTQEKFALKMLQDCPKARREVELHWRASQCPHIVRIVDVYENLYAGRKCLLIVMECLDGGELFSRIQDRGDQAFTEREASEIMKSIGEAIQYLHSINIAHRDVKPENLLYTSKRPNAILKLTDFGFAKETTSHNSLTTPCYTPYYVAPEVLGPEKYDKSCDMWSLGVIMYILLCGYPPFYSNHGLAISPGMKTRIRMGQYEFPNPEWSEVSEEVKMLIRNLLKTEPTQRMTITEFMNHPWIMQSTKVPQTPLHTSRVLKEDKERWEDVKEEMTSALATMRVDYEQIKIKKIEDASNPLLLKRRKKARALEAAALAH